One Astyanax mexicanus isolate ESR-SI-001 chromosome 3, AstMex3_surface, whole genome shotgun sequence genomic region harbors:
- the epn1b gene encoding epsin-1, whose amino-acid sequence MTQSMLRRTLKNLVQNFSEAEVKVREATSNDPWGPSSSQMSDISDLTYNVVACNEIMAMLWKRLNDDKNWRHVYKSLTLLEYLLKTGSDRIPKQSQENIHVVKPLVEYRFIDKDGKDQGVNVREKAKIVMMLIEDEEKRKEEREFAMKTKDKLANAAVDPNEKAKAEIPPYTGLPSLDNIPSVADLTASMAKKKEEQRKLEEKRREEERRAKEGDPDLWEQAATSAPPSGSDPWGAPSDALKDTGPASNDPWGASTESNNKEDSNLASSDPWGRSADGAKDSDVASSDPWGGSADGAKDSSVASNDPWGGSADTGKQSPPTNNDPWGDTTSPKEDKSPPTNDPWGSSNNFAADTQPANSDPWGSPSDFAEGSAPASSAPSGTSSETTGAKPDPWGSDLGTSAVSPTDPFGNGTKAANDPWGATDSPLPANDPWGAPAAPAVSSAADPFGDGGSLDAWGTPANSAASAEDSKRPASFLEGAGASLVDLDSLMSVKPKPKQPPLKSIPSSGQKEN is encoded by the exons GTGAGGGAGGCAACCTCCAATGACCCATGGGGGCCATCCAGCTCACAAATGTCTGATATCTCAGACCTAACATACAATGTGGTGGCATGCAACGAGATCATGGCCATGTTGTGGAAGCGGCTTAATGATGACAAGAACTGGAGGCACGTCTACAAG tctttaacCTTGCTGGAGTATCTGCTGAAAACTGGTTCTGACCGTATTCCTAAGCAGAGTCAAGAAAATATTCATGTTGTCAAACCTCTAGTAGAGTATCGCTTCATTGATAAGGATGGGAAAGACCAG GGAGTGAACGTCAGGGAGAAAGCCAAGATCGTGATGATGCTAATTGAGGATGAGGAAAAACGGAAAGAGGAACGGGAGTTTGCTATGAAGACTAAGGACAAGCTAGCGAATG CTGCTGTTGACCCAAATGAAAAAGCAAAGGCTGAGATTCCTCCGTATACAGGGCTGCCATCTCTGGACAACATCCCCTCTGTGGCTGATCTAACTGCCAGCATGGCAAAGAAGAAGGAGGAGCAGAGAAAActggaggagaagagaagagaagaagagaggagg GCAAAAGAAGGTGATCCTGACCTGTGGGAACAGGCAGCCACCTCTGCCCCTCCATCAGGCTCTGATCCATGGGGAGCTCCATCTGATGCTCTGAAGGATACAGGCCCTGCCTCCAACGACCCCTGGGGGGCTTCAACAGAGTCCAACAACAAAGAAGATTCAAATTTGGCATCCAGTGATCCCTGGGGCAGGTCAGCGGATGGAGCAAAGGACTCCGACGTTGCCTCCAGTGATCCTTGGGGCGGGTCAGCCGATGGAGCAAAAGACTCAAGTGTCGCCTCCAATGATCCTTGGGGTGGTTCTGCAGATACTGGAAAACAGTCACCTCCTACCAATAACGATCCTTGGGGTGACACTACAAGTCCCAAAGAGGACAAAAGTCCACCTACTAATGACCCCTGGGGTTCATCCAATAACTTTGCAGCAGATACACAACCAGCAAATTCAGACCCCTGGGGTTCACCATCAGATTTTGCAGAAGGATCGGCTCCAGCATCCTCTGCGCCATCGGGAACATCGTCAGAAACAACTGGAGCCAAACCAGACCCATGGGGAAGTGATCTCGGAACCTCAGCAGTTTCACCCACTGATCCGTTCGGCAATGGAACTAAAGCTGCTAACGACCCTTGGGGTGCAACAG ATTCACCACTCCCTGCTAATGATCCTTGGGGtgctccagcagctcctgctgttAGCAGTGCAGCAGACCCCTTTGGTGATGGAGGAAGTTTAGATGCCTGGGGAACTCCTGCAAATA GTGCTGCCTCAGCTGAGGACTCCAAAAGGCCAGCTAGTTTCCTGGAGGGAGCGGGAGCCTCACTGGTGGACCTCGACTCGCTCATGTCCGTCAAGCCCAAACCAAAACAGCCTCCGCTTAAATCCATTCCATCCTCTGGCCAGAAAGAAAACTGA
- the LOC125799475 gene encoding gastrula zinc finger protein XlCGF49.1-like, translating into MLTIRRFHKEQMDSSTSCSQMQKNTEEQKSYHCSDCGKSFNHHGHLQQHKLIHTGEKPYLCLDCGKSFNNPGTLRTHQRIHTGEKPYKCSDCGKSFLHQSSFQQHQRIHTGEKPYHCSECGKSFNKQNHLQQHQRTHTGEKPYLCSVCGKSFTQQSHFNTHQRIHTGEKPYQCPECGKSFNNQGDLQKHQRIHTGEKPYYCSDCEKSFQYSKTFKSHKCIRSAHTNGELHI; encoded by the coding sequence ATGTTGACAATAAGAAggtttcacaaagaacaaatgGACTCTTCTACATCTTGCAGtcaaatgcagaaaaatacagaAGAGCAGAAATCttaccactgctcagactgtgggaagagttttaatcatcatggtcatctccaacaacacaagctcattcacactggagagaaaccttatctCTGTTTAgattgtggaaagagttttaataatCCTGGGACTCTTCGAacacaccagcgtattcacactggagaaaagccATAtaagtgctcagactgtggaaagagttttctTCATCAAAGTTCtttccaacaacaccagcgcattcacacaggtgagAAGCCGTACcattgctcagagtgtgggaagagctttaataaGCAGAATCATCTTCAGCAACATCAGCGcactcacacaggagagaaaccgtatctctGCTCAgtgtgtgggaagagttttactcagcagagtcattttaacacacaccagcgcattcacactggagaaaaaccatatcagtgcccagagtgtgggaagagttttaataatcAGGGtgatctccaaaaacaccagcgcattcacactggagagaaaccgtattactgctcagactgtgagaaaagCTTCCAATATTCAAAAACTTTTAAGAGTCACAAATGCATAAGGAGTGCTCACACAAATGGGGAGTTACATATTTAA